One stretch of Astatotilapia calliptera chromosome 3, fAstCal1.2, whole genome shotgun sequence DNA includes these proteins:
- the LOC113019048 gene encoding butyrophilin subfamily 2 member A1-like yields MDEVNKVCFDACLNRLLWFVRLLLLAAVLSSSCCTGKPSAIVVPKIVAFAGETVLLPCNITPSGDVPTVEWTKESSLPDIAFLYRDGCETFEMKNPVFRYRTNLIRHELHNGNLSMVISNLQISDSGKYHCAIIRKKKKVITTLELFVGAVSEPKLSVVPGVGGGLTLQCEAKCWFPEPKITFLDNQGNEISAEDPKRDEESSRCFTVKGRVSLQTATNRVTCRVHQLEIHQTRDSEIYLPDGYQGSFTVTIVITVLTTLTATVICSCIVHFVKKHSCPVRRQKRSLDNHGTNDERQSPVIQTRDCTNDSKSSSSISNPTIPPSPKSHHNNDNPRPEALTTSVSSSQTTEEDSSHLDTSGEMKRNSDNSSSLPVLSIPHERLRRSSTRRSVRGSIRVQHRNIISEDSEPLMEIGPETK; encoded by the exons ATGGACGAAGTCAACAAAGTTTGTTTTGATGCCTGTTTGAACAGGTTGCTGTGGTTTGTCCGCCTGCTCCTGCTCGCCGCTGTCCTGTCCTCATCTTGTTGTACAG GAAAACCCTCAGCGATTGTCGTACCAAAGATCGTGGCCTTTGCAGGTGAAACTGTCCTCCTGCCCTGCAACATCACCCCAAGTGGAGACGTCCCAACAGTGGAATGGACTAAGGAGAGTTCACTTCCAGATATTGCCTTCCTGTACCGAGATGGGTGTGAAACCTTTGAGATGAAGAATCCAGTGTTTCGGTACCGAACAAACCTCATCAGGCACGAACTTCACAACGGAAACCTGTCAATGGTGATATCCAACCTGCAGATAAGCGACAGTGGAAAATACCACTGTGCGATtatcaggaagaagaaaaaagtaatcacaACACTGGAGCTGTTTGTAG GTGCCGTTTCTGAGCCGAAACTCTCAGTTGTTCCTGGTGTTGGAGGTGGACTGACTCTGCAATGTGAAGCTAAGTGCTGGTTCCCTGAGCCTAAGATTACATTTCTTGACAATCAGGGAAATGAGATCAGTGCCGAAGACCCAAAGAGAGATGAAGAGTCTTCACGATGCTTCACAGTCAAAGGAAGAGTGTCTCTGCAGACTGCTACCAACAG GGTCACCTGCAGGGTCCACCAGCTGGAGATACATCAGACGAGGGACTCAGAGATTTACCTGCCAG ATGGATACCAGGGATCCTTCACTGTAACCATTGTAATTACAGTTTTAACCACCTTAACAGCCACTGTCATCTGTTCATGTATTGTGCATTTCGTGAAGAAACACAGCTGCCCTG TGAGAAGACAAAAACGGAGTCTCGATAATCATGGTACGAATGATGAAAGGCAGAGTCCGGTCATCCAGACAAGGGACTGTACAAATGACTCCAAATCCTCATCAAGCATCTCAAATCCCACGATCCCGCCCTCTCCAAAGTCTCATCACAACAACGACAACCCCAGACCAGAGGCCTTGACAACATCTGTCAGCTCCTCACAGACCACAGAAGAAGATTCATCACATCTGGACACCAGCGGCGAGATGAAAAGAAACAGTGATAACAGCAGTTCACTTCCAGTGTTGTCCATTCCGCATGAGCGTCTTCGCCGTTCGTCCACTCGTCGGTCTGTTAGAGGCAGTATACgtgttcagcacagaaacatCATCTCTGAAGACTCAGAGCCGCTGATGGAGATCGGTCCTGAAACTAAATGA